The following proteins are co-located in the Polymorphospora rubra genome:
- a CDS encoding TetR/AcrR family transcriptional regulator — protein sequence MATLHTPRRRPGRPRRDDRRDTAQTILRVATALFARHGFDAVGVRHVAAAAGVDVSTVHHHTGGKADLYEACFARVFEAERRAMEPALARARERLDAGGEGLLDALHDVLDAFVDFLTGQPETTGLWLRRWLEPERHRGLDERYSLPLYEAVERLLADADAAGVLREPHPRTAVRSLVWSVHAHVVAVLGGQAGPSADGELRTFVHRWLDQMYGT from the coding sequence ATGGCGACTCTGCACACCCCCCGGCGGCGACCGGGCCGCCCCCGCCGGGACGACCGGCGCGACACCGCGCAGACGATCCTGCGGGTGGCCACCGCGCTGTTCGCCCGGCACGGTTTCGACGCCGTCGGCGTCCGGCACGTCGCCGCCGCCGCCGGGGTCGACGTGTCGACGGTGCACCACCACACCGGCGGCAAGGCCGATCTGTACGAGGCCTGCTTCGCCCGGGTCTTCGAGGCCGAACGCCGGGCGATGGAACCGGCGCTCGCCCGGGCCCGGGAGCGCCTCGACGCCGGCGGCGAGGGTCTGCTGGACGCCCTGCACGACGTGCTGGACGCCTTCGTCGACTTCCTGACCGGGCAGCCCGAGACGACCGGGCTGTGGCTGCGCCGCTGGCTCGAACCGGAGCGGCACCGGGGGCTCGACGAACGCTACTCGCTGCCGCTGTACGAGGCCGTCGAGCGGCTGCTGGCCGACGCCGACGCGGCCGGCGTGCTGCGCGAGCCGCACCCGCGCACCGCCGTACGCAGTCTGGTGTGGTCGGTGCACGCACACGTGGTGGCCGTACTCGGCGGGCAGGCCGGGCCGTCGGCGGACGGCGAGCTGCGGACCTT
- a CDS encoding MFS transporter, translated as MAVTGVTSAGGRATATPAGSAPVRLPTAGLLSFATGSVGMGVWVTVPGLLLLYFLTDVLAVPPLLAGLALLLPSVVDVLLHPFVGHLSDADLARRGHRRRLMLVGCALALAFVAMFAVPGQLRGIPAAVWVAVAFVAGNLLFAAYQVPYLATPADLAIGYHERTRLMGFRMVVLTVGILLSGVLAPLLAGGDDPARSGYTLMAVVLAVAMVVTMLVGIGGVRRLRAAAPPPAASVAGRPPPGLRTLLRALRDRQFRWLVVSYLAMATTTNLVLAAVPYFAEYELRRPGLTTVLVAAFVAPALLATPVWVVVARRLGKQRGLLVAQAAFVAGCLVLALGRTAGLGTLVAAVAVLGVAFAAMQLLPFSMVPDVVRASGADGTSRAGSYTGVWTAVEAAGGALGPYVYAACLAVGGFVASGAGEVVVQSDTALTMIRYGFGLVPAALMLVALFAQSRYTLDRTATLT; from the coding sequence GTGGCCGTGACCGGGGTGACGTCGGCGGGCGGGCGGGCCACCGCGACGCCGGCCGGCTCCGCACCGGTCCGGCTGCCGACCGCCGGGCTGCTGTCGTTCGCCACCGGCTCGGTCGGCATGGGCGTGTGGGTGACGGTGCCCGGCCTGCTGCTGCTCTACTTCCTCACCGACGTGCTCGCCGTGCCTCCGCTGCTGGCCGGCCTGGCCCTGCTGCTGCCCAGCGTCGTCGACGTGCTCCTGCACCCGTTCGTCGGCCACCTGTCCGACGCCGACCTGGCCCGGCGTGGCCACCGCCGCCGGCTGATGCTGGTCGGCTGCGCGCTCGCCCTGGCGTTCGTCGCGATGTTCGCCGTACCGGGGCAGTTGCGCGGCATCCCGGCGGCGGTCTGGGTGGCGGTCGCGTTCGTGGCCGGCAACCTGCTCTTCGCCGCCTACCAGGTGCCCTACCTGGCGACGCCGGCCGACCTCGCGATCGGCTATCACGAACGGACCCGGCTGATGGGGTTCCGGATGGTGGTGCTCACCGTCGGCATCCTGCTCAGCGGGGTGCTCGCCCCGCTGCTGGCCGGCGGTGACGACCCGGCCCGGTCGGGTTACACGCTGATGGCCGTCGTGCTCGCGGTGGCCATGGTGGTGACCATGCTGGTCGGCATCGGCGGGGTCCGCCGGCTCCGGGCCGCCGCCCCGCCCCCGGCCGCGTCGGTCGCCGGGCGGCCGCCGCCGGGCCTGCGTACGCTGCTGCGCGCCCTGCGGGACCGGCAGTTCCGCTGGCTGGTGGTGTCCTACCTGGCCATGGCGACCACCACGAACCTGGTGCTCGCCGCGGTGCCGTACTTCGCCGAGTACGAGCTGCGCCGGCCCGGCCTGACCACCGTCCTGGTCGCCGCGTTCGTCGCACCCGCGTTGCTGGCGACGCCGGTGTGGGTCGTCGTGGCCCGACGGCTGGGCAAGCAGCGCGGTCTGCTCGTCGCGCAGGCGGCGTTCGTGGCCGGCTGCCTGGTGCTCGCACTCGGCCGCACGGCCGGGCTCGGCACCCTGGTCGCCGCCGTCGCGGTGCTCGGGGTCGCGTTCGCCGCCATGCAACTGCTGCCGTTCTCGATGGTGCCCGACGTCGTACGCGCCTCGGGCGCCGACGGCACGAGCCGGGCCGGCAGCTACACCGGCGTGTGGACGGCGGTGGAGGCGGCCGGCGGGGCCCTCGGCCCGTACGTCTACGCGGCCTGCCTCGCCGTCGGCGGATTCGTCGCCAGCGGCGCCGGCGAGGTGGTGGTCCAGTCCGACACCGCCCTCACGATGATCAGGTACGGCTTCGGCCTGGTGCCGGCCGCGCTGATGCTCGTCGCTCTGTTCGCCCA